GCAACATGAACTTATCGACGTACTGATTGTTGAAGACGAGAACGAGCTGGCGCAACTGCACGCGGAGCTGATAAGCAAACATCCGCGACTGAGGCTGGTGGGCATTGCCTCGTCGCTGGCTGCGGCCCAGGCAGAGCTTGCAAACAAACAGCCGCAGCTGGTGCTGCTGGATAACTATCTGCCAGACGGCAAAGGGATCTCGCTGATCAATAACCCCATGCTGGCCCGTGCCAACTGCTCGGTGATTTTTATTACCGCCGCCAGCGATATGGATACCTGCAGCCAGGCGATCCGCAACGGCGCGTTCGACTACATCCTCAAACCCGTCTCCTGGAAGCGGCTCAGCCAGTCGCTGGAGCGGTTTGTGCAGTTTGCCGAACAGCA
The Enterobacter pseudoroggenkampii genome window above contains:
- a CDS encoding response regulator — protein: MQHELIDVLIVEDENELAQLHAELISKHPRLRLVGIASSLAAAQAELANKQPQLVLLDNYLPDGKGISLINNPMLARANCSVIFITAASDMDTCSQAIRNGAFDYILKPVSWKRLSQSLERFVQFAEQQRVWKIVDQQNVDSLYQLQAKNYRQDNGSKGIEENTLARVQSLFNDKATHCFTVDEVVSETGLSKTTTRRYLEHCVEAGFLTVEMLYGKIGHPRRMYKRSAV